A single region of the Rattus rattus isolate New Zealand chromosome 8, Rrattus_CSIRO_v1, whole genome shotgun sequence genome encodes:
- the Keap1 gene encoding kelch-like ECH-associated protein 1, with protein MQPEPKPSGAPRSSQFLPLWSKCPEGAGDAVMYASTECKAEVTPSQDGNRTFSYTLEDHTKQAFGIMNELRLSQQLCDVTLQVKYEDIPAAQFMAHKVVLASSSPVFKAMFTNGLREQGMEVVSIEGIHPKVMERLIEFAYTASISVGEKCVLHVMNGAVMYQIDSVVRACSDFLVQQLDPSNAIGIANFAEQIGCTELHQRAREYIYMHFGEVAKQEEFFNLSHCQLATLISRDDLNVRCESEVFHACIDWVKYDCPQRRFYVQALLRAVRCHALTPRFLQTQLQKCEILQADARCKDYLVQIFQELTLHKPTQAVPCRAPKVGRLIYTAGGYFRQSLSYLEAYNPSNGSWLRLADLQVPRSGLAGCVVGGLLYAVGGRNNSPDGNTDSSALDCYNPMTNQWSPCASMSVPRNRIGVGVIDGHIYAVGGSHGCIHHSSVERYEPDRDEWHLVAPMLTRRIGVGVAVLNRLLYAVGGFDGTNRLNSAECYYPERNEWRMITPMNTIRSGAGVCVLHSCIYAAGGYDGQDQLNSVERYDVETETWTFVASMKHRRSALGIAVHQGRIYVLGGYDGHTFLDSVECYDPDTDTWSEVTRLTSGRSGVGVAVTMEPCRKQIDQQNCTC; from the exons ATGCAGCCCGAACCCAAGCCTAGCGGGGCTCCCcgcagcagccagttcctgcccctgtggtcaaagtGCCCGGAGGGGGCAGGGGACGCGGTGATGTATGCATCCACGGAGTGCAAGGCGGAGGTGACGCCCTCGCAGGATGGTAACCGAACCTTCAGTTACACACTAGAGGATCACACCAAGCAGGCTTTTGGTATCATGAACGAGCTTCGGCTGAGCCAGCAGCTCTGTGACGTGACCCTGCAGGTCAAATATGAGGACATCCCAGCTGCCCAATTCATGGCCCACAAAGTGGTGCTGGCCTCCTCCAGCCCAGTCTTTAAAGCTATGTTCACCAACGGGCTTCGGGAGCAGGGCATGGAGGTGGTGTCCATTGAAGGCATCCACCCCAAGGTCATGGAGAGGCTAATTGAGTTCGCCTACACGGCCTCCATCTCCGTGGGCGAGAAGTGTGTGCTGCATGTGATGAACGGGGCGGTCATGTACCAGATTGACAGCGTGGTCCGAGCCTGCAGCGACTTCCTCGTGCAGCAGCTGGACCCCAGCAACGCCATCGGCATCGCCAACTTCGCCGAGCAGATCGGCTGCACGGAACTGCACCAGCGTGCCCGGGAGTATATCTACATGCACTTCGGGGAG GTGGCCAAGCAGGAGGAGTTCTTCAACCTGTCACACTGCCAGCTGGCCACGCTCATCAGCCGCGATGATCTGAACGTGCGCTGCGAGTCCGAGGTGTTCCATGCGTGCATCGACTGGGTCAAATACGACTGCCCGCAGCGGCGCTTCTACGTGCAGGCACTGCTACGGGCCGTGCGCTGCCACGCTCTCACGCCACGCTTCCTGCAGACACAGCTGCAAAAGTGCGAGATCCTGCAGGCCGACGCGCGCTGCAAGGACTACCTGGTGCAGATCTTCCAGGAGCTCACGCTGCACAAGCCCACACAAGCGGTGCCCTGCCGGGCGCCCAAAGTGGGCCGCCTCATCTACACTGCGGGCGGTTACTTCCGACAGTCGCTCAGCTACCTGGAGGCCTACAACCCGAGCAATGGCTCCTGGCTGCGCCTGGCAGACCTACAGGTGCCCCGCAGTGGGCTGGCGGGCTGCGTGGTGGGCGGGCTGCTGTATGCTGTGGGCGGCCGCAACAACTCTCCGGACGGTAACACTGATTCCAGCGCCCTGGACTGCTACAACCCCATGACCAACCAGTGGTCGCCCTGTGCCTCTATGAGCGTGCCGCGCAACCGCATCGGGGTGGGGGTCATAGATGGCCACATCTACGCAGTCGGGGGTTCCCACGGCTGCATCCACCACAGCAGCGTGGAGAG ATATGAGCCAGATCGAGACGAGTGGCACCTAGTCGCGCCAATGTTGACGCGGAGGATCGGCGTGGGCGTGGCAGTGCTCAACCGCTTGCTGTATGCAGTGGGGGGCTTTGATGGGACTAACCGCCTTAACTCGGCAGAATGTTACTACCCGGAGAGGAATGAGTGGCGGATGATTACACCAATGAATACCATCCGGAGCGGGGCCG GGGTCTGTGTGCTGCACAGCTGCATCTATGCCGCAGGAGGCTACGATGGGCAGGACCAGCTGAACAGCGTGGAACGCTACGACGTGGAGACAGAGACCTGGACTTTCGTAGCCTCCATGAAGCATCGCCGGAGCGCGCTGGGGATTGCTGTGCACCAGGGCAGGATCTACGTCCTCG GAGGCTACGATGGCCACACTTTTCTGGACAGTGTGGAATGCTATGACCCAGACACTGATACCTGGAGTGAAGTGACCCGCTTGACATCTGGCCGCAGCGGGGTGGGTGTTGCTGTCACCATGGAACCCTGTCGGAAGCAAATTGATCAACAAAACTGTACCTGCTGA
- the S1pr5 gene encoding sphingosine 1-phosphate receptor 5 yields the protein MESGLLRPAPVSEVIVLHYNYTGKLRGARYQPGAGLRADAAVCLAVCAFIVLENLAVLLVLGRHPRFHAPMFLLLGSLTLSDLLAGAAYATNILLSGPLTLRLSPALWFAREGGVFVALAASVLSLLAIALERHLTMARRGPAPVASRARTLAMAVAVWGLSLLLGLLPALGWNCLGRLEACSTVLPLYAKAYVLFCVLAFLVILAAICALYARIYCQVRANARRLRAGPGSRRATSSSRSRHTPRSLALLRTLSVVLLAFVACWGPLFLLLLLDVACPARACPVLLQADPFLGLAMANSLLNPIIYTFTNRDLRHALLRLLCCGRGPCNQDSSNSLQRSPSAVGPSGGGLRRCLPPTLDRSSSPSEHSCPQRDGMDTSCSTGSPGAATANRTLVPDATD from the coding sequence ATGGAGTCCGGGCTACTGCGGCCAGCACCGGTGAGCGAGGTCATCGTCCTTCACTACAACTACACTGGCAAGCTCCGGGGAGCGCGCTACCAGCCCGGGGCCGGCCTACGTGCGGACGCCGCAGTGTGCTTGGCTGTATGCGCTTTCATCGTGCTGGAGAACCTGGCTGTGCTCTTGGTGCTGGGCCGCCATCCTCGCTTCCATGCACCCATGTTCCTGCTCCTGGGTAGCCTCACCTTGTCGGACCTGCTCGCTGGGGCGGCCTACGCCACCAACATCCTGCTGTCCGGGCCGCTCACATTGCGCCTGTCGCCGGCGCTCTGGTTTGCGCGCGAAGGGGGTGTCTTCGTGGCGCTCGCCGCGTCGGTGCTGAGCCTCCTGGCCATTGCTCTAGAGCGCCACCTTACCATGGCCCGTCGTGGACCCGCGCCTGTCGCCAGTCGCGCTCGCACGCTGGCGATGGCGGTGGCCGTCTGGGGCTTGTcgctgctgctggggctgctgcCCGCGCTGGGCTGGAACTGCTTGGGACGCCTGGAAGCCTGCTCCACCGTGCTGCCGCTCTACGCCAAGGCCTATGTGCTCTTCTGCGTGCTGGCCTTCCTGGTCATTCTGGCTGCCATATGTGCGCTCTATGCAAGGATTTACTGTCAGGTGCGGGCCAACGCGCGTCGCCTGCGGGCTGGTCCTGGGTCCCGTAGGGCCACGTCCTCCTCGCGATCCCGACACACGCCACGGTCGTTGGCCCTGCTCCGCACGCTTAGCGTGGTGCTCCTGGCCTTCGTGGCCTGCTGGGGACCTCTATTTCTCTTGCTATTACTGGATGTCGCGTGCCCAGCCCGCGCGTGTCCTGTGCTCCTGCAAGCCGATCCCTTCCTGGGTCTAGCCATGGCTAACTCGCTGCTGAATCCTATCATCTACACCTTCACCAACCGAGACCTGCGCCACGCGCTCCTGCGGCTGCTCTGCTGTGGTCGCGGACCCTGCAACCAAGACTCCTCCAACAGTTTGCAGCGATCCCCAAGTGCTGTTGGGCCTTCCGGTGGAGGTCTGCGACGCTGCCTGCCACCAACCCTGGATCGCAGCTCTAGCCCATCAGAACACTCGTGTCCCCAGCGGGACGGGATGGACACCAGCTGCTCCACCGGCAGTCCCGGAGCAGCAACCGCCAACCGGACCCTGGTGCCTGATGCTACAGACTGA